One Paenarthrobacter aurescens TC1 DNA window includes the following coding sequences:
- a CDS encoding Glycerate kinase (identified by match to protein family HMM PF02595; match to protein family HMM TIGR00045) yields MAAIGAPLWKEGLPSPTLRAGQALSERSWQDGPMRILIAPDKFKGSLTAAEAASAMAEGALRVYPDAVTTQFPVADGGEGTLDAAIAAGYEERNNAVVGPILKPVGASWAIRKDAFGGASAVIETAMASGLAHMEPTPENSLRAHSYGCGQLVAAALDAGATEIVLGLGGSAMSDGGSGALRALGLKPLDSAGNVVPLGGGSLTDVVALDVSELDPRLSSVKFRIAVDVQNPLYGPEGAAHVFGPQKGADEDAVEKLDAGLRNWASLLREATGRDVNVPGAGAAGGFPASFLAFTDAALEGGFALVAGLTGLAKHLGEADLVITGEGSMDEQSLTGKAPIALADAASVHGIPVIAVAGRITVTPEDLAKHGIVAAAQLLDVAQRKDGVPDVADAVANAGKYLAWATSQVLEGA; encoded by the coding sequence GTGGCGGCTATTGGTGCGCCGCTCTGGAAAGAGGGCCTTCCATCGCCAACATTACGCGCTGGGCAAGCGCTTTCCGAGCGAAGCTGGCAAGATGGACCCATGCGTATCCTCATCGCCCCTGACAAGTTCAAGGGATCCCTGACCGCCGCCGAAGCCGCGTCAGCCATGGCCGAAGGCGCACTGCGCGTTTATCCGGATGCCGTAACCACCCAGTTTCCGGTGGCCGATGGCGGCGAAGGCACCTTGGATGCCGCGATTGCCGCGGGCTACGAGGAGCGGAACAACGCAGTCGTGGGCCCCATCCTCAAGCCCGTTGGGGCCTCGTGGGCGATCCGCAAGGATGCCTTCGGCGGCGCAAGCGCAGTCATCGAGACCGCAATGGCTTCCGGCTTGGCGCACATGGAGCCCACCCCTGAGAACTCGCTGCGCGCCCACAGCTACGGCTGCGGCCAGCTGGTAGCGGCAGCCCTCGACGCCGGTGCAACCGAGATCGTGCTCGGATTGGGCGGCTCTGCAATGTCCGACGGCGGCAGCGGCGCCTTGCGTGCATTGGGGCTCAAACCCCTTGATTCGGCCGGCAATGTGGTGCCGCTCGGCGGAGGTTCCCTGACCGACGTCGTTGCTTTGGACGTCTCCGAGCTGGATCCGCGGCTTTCGAGCGTAAAGTTCCGTATCGCCGTCGACGTCCAAAACCCGCTGTACGGCCCGGAAGGTGCCGCCCATGTTTTCGGCCCGCAGAAGGGTGCCGATGAGGACGCCGTTGAAAAGCTCGACGCCGGTCTCCGCAACTGGGCGTCGCTCCTTCGGGAAGCCACTGGCCGCGACGTGAACGTTCCGGGAGCTGGAGCAGCGGGCGGGTTCCCGGCGTCGTTCCTGGCTTTCACTGACGCCGCGCTGGAAGGTGGGTTTGCGCTGGTGGCAGGGCTGACGGGTCTCGCGAAGCACCTTGGCGAGGCCGATCTGGTGATCACCGGCGAGGGCTCCATGGACGAGCAATCGCTCACGGGCAAGGCCCCGATTGCCCTGGCCGACGCCGCGAGCGTGCATGGAATTCCCGTGATTGCAGTGGCTGGACGCATCACGGTGACGCCGGAAGACCTGGCCAAGCACGGAATCGTGGCAGCCGCTCAGTTGCTGGACGTAGCGCAGCGCAAGGATGGCGTTCCGGACGTCGCCGACGCCGTTGCGAACGCCGGGAAATACCTCGCGTGGGCTACGAGCCAGGTGCTCGAAGGCGCCTGA
- a CDS encoding putative membrane protein — protein sequence MIKVAESRTSWVASVFGLAALYVLGTVTPLEDIDSHLGGVNVTNLLQAIFALLAIFFFNDSVRRLANVPVVRWTYYAPLLSIPVMIASFSLIADKAPTAADFIDTRMDQLATAVYSGTYMFALLFTVLRIIYMLRHNAKGPYATFSAGLMVVAVAVSCHIAYVVLYYFSPWDDFARAIGTWFDRLFYIGLTVTAAGWLILFLSKQLPRLRLWMIDALWLTAMRMRVNADRSRVSPAWDLFNETLENGVYKSLIVLHNYERVNLMEFPESVQGRISHIEAKLDAQT from the coding sequence GTGATCAAAGTGGCGGAATCCCGGACGTCGTGGGTGGCGTCAGTATTCGGACTCGCGGCTCTCTATGTCCTGGGAACGGTGACACCCTTGGAGGACATCGACAGCCACCTCGGTGGCGTCAACGTGACAAACCTGCTTCAGGCCATCTTCGCGCTGCTGGCGATCTTCTTCTTCAACGACAGCGTGCGGCGCTTGGCGAATGTACCCGTTGTCAGATGGACCTACTACGCTCCGCTGCTGAGCATTCCCGTCATGATTGCCAGCTTCTCCCTGATTGCGGACAAAGCTCCAACGGCTGCCGACTTCATCGATACCCGCATGGACCAGCTGGCAACTGCCGTGTACAGCGGGACGTACATGTTCGCGTTGTTGTTCACCGTGCTCAGGATCATCTACATGCTTCGGCACAACGCCAAGGGACCATACGCAACATTCTCAGCGGGCTTGATGGTGGTTGCAGTGGCTGTTTCCTGCCATATCGCGTATGTGGTGCTGTACTACTTCTCGCCCTGGGACGACTTCGCCCGAGCGATCGGAACCTGGTTCGACCGCCTTTTCTATATAGGCCTCACGGTGACGGCGGCGGGGTGGCTGATTCTTTTCCTGTCCAAGCAGCTCCCTAGGTTGCGTCTCTGGATGATCGATGCCCTGTGGCTGACTGCGATGAGAATGCGGGTTAATGCAGATCGGTCGCGCGTCAGTCCGGCATGGGACCTCTTCAACGAGACACTCGAAAATGGCGTCTACAAGAGCCTTATAGTCCTGCACAACTACGAGCGGGTGAACTTGATGGAGTTCCCGGAGTCTGTTCAGGGCCGGATCAGCCACATTGAAGCCAAGCTGGACGCGCAGACGTAG
- a CDS encoding putative transcriptional regulator (identified by match to protein family HMM PF01022): protein MRFGISPLCELGLSLRAIRDPSQYPLQLPWLRRTEEARSRLDHEGLLALVDDRLWTPDFLNPRPESPLTRIDDEFAALERISAEQFHGDLIRVHGDVPAVFAGPVGPAIRRMVRILREFWDTCFAPHWLRMRTILESDIVYRGRQIAQGGLFTMLNDLSGAVEFDGRVISVRLKNPASRTETTDGLGLTLVPTMFTRRASAPVNHGDPPLLMYPARGQGAMWETERVTNPAAIVAVLGEVRTSLLTALAAPASSTELGLRFGVTTSAVNQHLRVLRDAGLVTSTRYGHSVLYFRSELGASLLLG from the coding sequence GTGCGTTTTGGCATCTCGCCTTTGTGCGAACTTGGACTTTCCTTGAGGGCTATTCGCGATCCCAGCCAGTACCCACTTCAACTACCTTGGTTGCGTCGGACAGAAGAGGCCCGTTCGCGCCTGGACCACGAGGGTTTGCTGGCCCTGGTTGATGACCGATTGTGGACGCCGGACTTCCTGAACCCCCGGCCCGAGTCCCCACTCACCCGGATCGACGACGAGTTCGCGGCATTGGAGCGGATTTCCGCCGAGCAGTTTCATGGTGACCTCATCCGGGTGCACGGCGATGTTCCGGCTGTTTTCGCCGGCCCTGTAGGTCCGGCGATCCGGCGAATGGTCCGTATCCTCCGGGAGTTCTGGGACACCTGTTTCGCCCCGCACTGGCTGCGGATGCGCACCATCCTGGAATCGGATATCGTCTACCGCGGCCGGCAGATTGCGCAGGGCGGCCTGTTCACCATGCTCAACGATTTGTCCGGTGCAGTGGAGTTCGACGGCCGCGTCATTTCCGTGAGACTGAAGAACCCGGCGTCGCGGACCGAAACGACTGACGGTCTGGGGTTGACCCTTGTTCCCACCATGTTCACCCGCAGGGCTTCTGCTCCCGTGAACCACGGCGACCCGCCGCTGCTGATGTACCCGGCCCGGGGCCAAGGTGCCATGTGGGAGACCGAGCGGGTCACGAATCCGGCCGCGATAGTCGCCGTGTTGGGTGAGGTTCGGACCAGCCTGCTCACGGCCCTGGCTGCTCCCGCCTCGTCCACCGAGTTGGGCCTTCGTTTCGGCGTCACAACGTCCGCCGTGAATCAGCATCTCAGAGTGCTCCGAGACGCCGGACTCGTGACCTCAACCCGCTACGGACACAGC
- a CDS encoding beta-glucuronidase (identified by match to protein family HMM PF00703; match to protein family HMM PF02836; match to protein family HMM PF02837) codes for MTPAMPKPEHPRPQLVRDKWLNLNGTWGFEIDAGDSGLERGLTTRELNSEILVPFAPESALSGIEHVDFMEAVWYRRTVTIPQEWAGQNVLLHFGAVDHDATVWVNGVEVARHRGGFTPFTADLEGVVEPGTDAVIVVRARDSRHEMQARGKQATWYNNTHCQYTRTTGIWQTVWMEAVPAVHIKRLRMTPNLADSSITLEVPVSQNRSGHTVTAVLSDGSGMRIEESAKADLDLTPSLRLSIPEGSLRPWSIEDPFLYDLEVCVRNGSGEVVDHVSSYAAVRSIALDGKVVRINGKAVFQRLVLDQGYWPESLMTSPDEAALVRDIELSMAAGFNGARLHQKVFEERFLYHADRLGYLVWGEFGDWGVSGGGTIGHNQKPTASFVAQWLEVLKRDFNHPSIIGWCPLNETHQILHDRLTVLDDVTEAMFLATKLADPTRPVIDASGYAHRIRETDIYDSHSYEQDPDRFRIEQQGLAEGKPYINRKADGEEYSVPYAGQPFFVSEFGGIWWNEVEARQAVKGSDVSTSWGYGQRVSSEEEFYTRFDGLCSVLLDNPDMFGYCYTQLTDVFQEKNGIFNFDRSNKFHLERIRASQTRPAAIEGGN; via the coding sequence GTGACCCCCGCCATGCCCAAACCCGAGCATCCCCGTCCGCAATTGGTCCGCGACAAGTGGCTGAACCTCAACGGAACCTGGGGTTTTGAGATCGACGCCGGTGACTCCGGTCTGGAACGCGGGCTCACCACCCGCGAACTCAACAGCGAGATCCTGGTTCCGTTCGCACCGGAATCGGCCCTTTCGGGGATAGAGCACGTCGATTTCATGGAAGCCGTCTGGTATCGACGAACAGTGACAATCCCTCAGGAATGGGCAGGTCAGAACGTCCTGCTGCACTTTGGCGCCGTGGATCACGACGCCACAGTTTGGGTTAACGGGGTTGAAGTAGCCCGCCACCGCGGCGGCTTCACGCCCTTCACTGCGGACCTCGAAGGAGTAGTCGAGCCCGGAACGGACGCTGTGATCGTGGTGCGTGCCAGGGACTCGCGGCACGAAATGCAGGCGCGTGGCAAGCAGGCCACTTGGTACAACAACACCCACTGCCAGTACACCCGGACCACCGGGATTTGGCAGACGGTGTGGATGGAAGCCGTCCCCGCAGTTCACATCAAGCGGCTCCGTATGACCCCCAACCTCGCGGACTCCAGCATCACCCTGGAGGTGCCCGTCAGCCAGAACAGGAGCGGGCACACGGTTACCGCCGTCCTGTCTGACGGTTCGGGGATGAGGATCGAGGAATCGGCGAAGGCCGATCTTGACCTCACTCCGTCACTCCGTCTCAGCATTCCGGAGGGCTCCCTCCGGCCCTGGTCCATCGAGGATCCTTTCCTCTACGACCTCGAGGTTTGTGTGCGGAACGGCTCCGGCGAGGTTGTTGACCACGTCAGCAGCTACGCAGCCGTGCGATCGATTGCGTTGGACGGCAAGGTTGTCCGCATCAACGGCAAGGCTGTTTTCCAACGGCTTGTCCTGGATCAGGGTTACTGGCCGGAGTCGCTCATGACCTCCCCGGACGAGGCAGCCCTGGTCAGGGACATCGAGCTGTCCATGGCCGCGGGATTCAACGGTGCCCGCCTGCACCAGAAGGTCTTCGAAGAGCGATTCCTCTATCACGCGGACCGGCTTGGATACTTGGTGTGGGGCGAGTTCGGTGACTGGGGTGTCTCCGGCGGCGGCACCATAGGCCACAACCAGAAACCCACGGCGAGCTTCGTAGCCCAATGGCTCGAGGTGCTCAAGCGCGACTTCAACCACCCCTCGATCATCGGCTGGTGCCCCCTCAATGAGACACACCAGATTCTGCACGATCGGTTGACGGTCCTGGATGACGTCACGGAGGCCATGTTCCTGGCCACCAAGCTCGCCGATCCCACCCGGCCTGTCATCGACGCATCCGGTTACGCGCATCGGATCCGGGAAACGGACATCTACGATTCCCACTCTTACGAGCAAGACCCGGACCGCTTCCGCATTGAACAGCAAGGCCTGGCCGAGGGTAAGCCGTACATCAACCGCAAAGCCGACGGCGAGGAATACTCTGTGCCCTACGCCGGCCAGCCGTTCTTCGTCTCGGAGTTCGGTGGCATCTGGTGGAACGAAGTGGAAGCCCGCCAGGCGGTGAAAGGAAGCGATGTATCCACGTCATGGGGCTACGGCCAGCGCGTCAGCAGCGAGGAAGAGTTCTACACCCGCTTCGACGGCCTCTGCTCTGTGCTGCTGGATAACCCGGACATGTTCGGCTACTGCTACACGCAGCTAACGGACGTTTTCCAGGAGAAGAACGGCATCTTCAACTTCGACCGCAGCAATAAGTTCCACCTGGAGAGGATCCGCGCAAGCCAAACCCGTCCGGCCGCGATCGAGGGCGGCAACTAA
- a CDS encoding hypothetical protein (identified by Glimmer2; putative), which yields MVLVPRLTLVLGHAIRARPIRELTDWLPDPPLQAVVVPTVLFAPQIIPSSATSLPRFMWRTGVIHYARQRR from the coding sequence TTGGTCCTGGTCCCCAGATTGACCCTGGTCCTCGGCCACGCAATCCGGGCAAGGCCCATCAGGGAACTCACCGACTGGCTTCCAGATCCACCCCTCCAGGCAGTGGTCGTTCCGACAGTCCTTTTTGCCCCACAGATCATCCCCTCAAGCGCCACTTCTCTCCCGCGCTTTATGTGGCGCACCGGGGTGATTCATTACGCAAGACAGCGCAGGTAA
- a CDS encoding D-isomer specific 2-hydroxyacid dehydrogenase family protein (identified by match to protein family HMM PF00389; match to protein family HMM PF02826), translated as MTRFRLAILDDYQQVSGDYAPWDSLLDDGVKVSVFSAPFLSKEQAVAALAPFDIIVAMRERTRFPQDVLESLPNLKLLVTTGMANAAIDLEAASERGIVVCGTGGSPAAAPELTWALLLAFARNLAVEENSLRAGGWQTGVGFELEGKTLGIVGLGKIGKRMAGYAKAFGMDVLAWSQNLTAETAEAAGARKVSKEELFRESDVVTLHLRLSERTEGIVGSEELRLLGPDGVLINTARGPLVDEEALIRALEEGWIRGAALDVFDEEPLPAGHALLHSPRTVLSPHIGYVTHESYRQFYGGAFEDVKAWLEGAPVRVLGG; from the coding sequence GTGACCCGATTCCGTTTAGCAATCCTTGACGATTACCAGCAGGTCTCCGGCGATTACGCCCCGTGGGATTCACTGCTCGACGACGGCGTAAAGGTCAGCGTCTTCAGCGCACCTTTCCTTTCGAAAGAGCAAGCCGTGGCCGCCTTGGCGCCGTTCGACATCATTGTGGCGATGCGCGAGCGAACCCGTTTTCCACAGGATGTCCTGGAGTCGCTGCCGAACCTGAAGCTGCTGGTAACCACTGGCATGGCCAACGCTGCGATCGATCTCGAGGCTGCGTCGGAGCGGGGCATCGTAGTGTGTGGAACGGGTGGTTCACCGGCTGCGGCGCCCGAACTGACGTGGGCTTTGCTGCTCGCTTTTGCCCGCAACCTGGCTGTGGAGGAGAACTCGCTGCGGGCTGGCGGCTGGCAGACCGGAGTTGGGTTTGAACTCGAAGGCAAGACGCTTGGAATAGTTGGACTAGGCAAGATCGGCAAGCGGATGGCGGGGTACGCCAAGGCATTCGGGATGGACGTTCTCGCGTGGAGCCAAAACCTCACGGCGGAAACGGCTGAGGCGGCTGGAGCCCGCAAGGTCAGCAAGGAAGAGTTGTTCAGGGAGTCCGACGTCGTGACGCTGCACTTGAGGCTTTCCGAGAGGACCGAGGGCATAGTTGGCTCGGAGGAACTCCGGCTCCTCGGCCCCGACGGCGTGCTGATCAACACCGCCCGCGGCCCCTTGGTGGATGAGGAAGCACTGATCCGAGCCTTGGAAGAGGGGTGGATCCGCGGCGCCGCACTGGATGTCTTCGACGAGGAACCCCTTCCGGCCGGCCATGCGCTGCTGCATTCCCCGCGGACTGTTCTCTCGCCGCATATCGGCTACGTGACGCACGAGAGCTACCGCCAGTTCTACGGTGGGGCCTTCGAAGATGTGAAGGCGTGGCTTGAAGGGGCTCCTGTGCGGGTGCTTGGCGGGTAG
- a CDS encoding putative major facilitator superfamily (MFS) transporter (identified by match to protein family HMM PF07690) — MGVTKSPADTAPAPQRTLRVALSDPTLKILASAILVSTLGRGIFLTLTVLYFSRFVGLNAVEIAVILSVSSGVGVATSYIGGRLADHFSARRLLVGMVATQGLAIATYTFAGNFSTAVVLACIAVGLDRGANATRSAIIARAFDGPHRVNARAVLRTVTNLGIAVGGMIAGLALLAGTADAFRGMMISAGVVYILSALHLRRLPKRVDAPRHDPATPAPKRGISPFRDRRYVLLTVLSGIFGMQFGLAEMGVPLWISQDTSAPEVLISVILVINTVCVVLLQVPLSRGTDHPRRAGKIVLTGGVLMAVACVLYAAAGGAPVIAAIALLCGAALLHAFAEILSQAGAWGLSFELANPLQAGAYQGMFGMGSALGAMLAPLVVTATVVEHGALGWAVLGAVFLASSAGVALIARKASTAAVA, encoded by the coding sequence ATGGGTGTGACTAAATCCCCCGCAGACACCGCTCCTGCCCCACAGCGCACCCTCCGCGTGGCACTCTCCGATCCCACCCTCAAGATCCTCGCTTCAGCCATCCTCGTTTCCACACTGGGCCGCGGCATCTTCCTTACCCTGACCGTGCTGTACTTCAGCCGCTTTGTCGGCCTGAACGCCGTGGAAATCGCAGTGATCCTCTCGGTTTCCAGCGGCGTCGGCGTCGCAACTTCGTATATCGGCGGTCGACTTGCCGACCACTTTTCCGCGCGCCGGCTCTTGGTCGGGATGGTAGCCACCCAAGGCCTCGCGATCGCAACCTACACGTTCGCCGGCAACTTCAGTACCGCCGTCGTGCTTGCCTGCATCGCGGTAGGCCTCGATCGGGGTGCGAACGCCACGCGTTCCGCAATCATCGCCAGGGCTTTCGACGGCCCTCACCGTGTGAATGCGCGCGCAGTCCTCCGCACCGTCACCAACCTCGGCATTGCTGTTGGAGGCATGATTGCCGGACTCGCACTGTTGGCCGGAACCGCCGACGCATTCCGGGGAATGATGATCAGTGCCGGTGTGGTCTACATCCTGAGCGCCCTGCACCTCCGCCGCCTCCCCAAGCGTGTAGACGCACCGCGCCATGATCCCGCCACCCCGGCACCGAAGCGCGGAATCTCCCCCTTCAGGGACCGTCGCTACGTACTGCTGACCGTGTTGTCCGGTATTTTTGGCATGCAGTTCGGACTCGCCGAAATGGGTGTTCCGTTGTGGATTTCACAGGACACCAGTGCCCCGGAGGTCCTGATATCCGTCATCCTTGTCATCAACACCGTGTGTGTCGTCCTGCTGCAAGTGCCGCTCTCCCGGGGCACCGACCACCCTCGCCGTGCAGGAAAGATCGTGCTGACTGGTGGGGTGCTCATGGCCGTAGCCTGCGTGCTCTACGCAGCGGCGGGCGGAGCGCCGGTCATCGCCGCCATCGCCCTGCTGTGCGGCGCAGCTCTCCTTCATGCGTTTGCGGAAATCCTCTCGCAAGCGGGAGCCTGGGGACTCAGCTTCGAGCTCGCCAACCCACTCCAAGCCGGCGCTTACCAAGGGATGTTCGGTATGGGATCAGCGCTGGGCGCCATGCTCGCACCGCTCGTGGTGACCGCCACGGTGGTCGAACATGGTGCGCTGGGGTGGGCAGTCTTGGGTGCTGTCTTCCTCGCATCCTCAGCGGGCGTCGCGCTGATAGCGCGGAAGGCATCGACGGCGGCGGTCGCCTAA